A window of the Scandinavium goeteborgense genome harbors these coding sequences:
- the fadL gene encoding long-chain fatty acid transporter FadL, which yields MSQKTRFTKSALAVAVALVSSQAWSAGFQLNEFSASGLGRAYSGEGAIADDPGNASRNPALIMMYDRPQFSAGAVYIDPDVNISGKSPTGKSTDADNIAPVAWVPNLHFVMPLNEQFGWGASVTSNYGLATEFNDNYAAGSMGGKTDLTTVNLNLSGAYRLNSNWSFGVGFDAVYAKAKIERYAGDLGQIIAGSGALPPALAGQVGQIPADTQVAHLKGDEWGFGWNAGILYELDKNNRYGFTYRSEVKIDFDGDYKSNMPSAYNQILGNFGLPLGTDGNTTNGSLTLNLPEMWELSGYNRVAPQWAIHYSATYTSWSQFQELKATGNSGETLFYKDESFKDAWRLALGTTYYYDDNWTFRTGIAFDDSPVPADHRSISIPDQDRLWLSAGATYALNADASIDVGASYMHGQNVTIEEGPYTFRSAGKAWLFGSNFNYRF from the coding sequence ATGAGCCAAAAAACCCGTTTTACAAAATCTGCTCTCGCAGTTGCAGTGGCACTCGTTTCTTCTCAGGCCTGGTCAGCAGGCTTTCAGTTAAATGAATTTTCTGCCTCAGGTTTAGGCCGTGCTTATTCCGGTGAAGGCGCGATTGCCGACGATCCGGGTAACGCCAGCCGTAACCCCGCGTTGATTATGATGTATGACCGCCCGCAATTTTCAGCCGGTGCCGTTTATATTGATCCGGACGTGAATATTTCTGGTAAATCCCCAACAGGTAAAAGCACCGATGCCGATAATATCGCTCCGGTAGCATGGGTACCGAACTTACATTTTGTCATGCCTCTTAACGAACAATTTGGTTGGGGCGCTTCTGTTACCTCCAATTATGGCCTGGCAACTGAATTTAATGACAACTACGCCGCAGGAAGCATGGGGGGGAAAACTGACCTCACCACTGTTAACCTGAACCTGAGCGGTGCGTATCGTCTGAACAGCAACTGGAGCTTCGGTGTTGGTTTTGATGCGGTCTACGCGAAAGCGAAAATCGAGCGCTATGCCGGTGACTTAGGTCAGATCATTGCGGGTTCTGGCGCATTGCCGCCGGCACTGGCAGGTCAGGTTGGGCAGATCCCTGCTGATACCCAAGTTGCCCATTTGAAGGGTGATGAGTGGGGCTTCGGCTGGAACGCCGGTATCCTGTATGAACTGGATAAAAACAACCGCTACGGCTTTACCTACCGCTCTGAAGTCAAAATCGACTTCGACGGTGATTATAAGAGCAACATGCCGTCGGCCTACAACCAGATTCTGGGCAACTTCGGTCTGCCGTTGGGCACCGATGGCAATACCACCAACGGTTCTCTGACGCTGAACCTGCCGGAAATGTGGGAACTGTCAGGCTACAACCGTGTCGCGCCGCAGTGGGCTATCCACTATAGCGCCACCTACACCAGCTGGAGCCAGTTCCAGGAGCTGAAAGCAACCGGTAACAGCGGCGAAACCCTGTTCTATAAAGACGAAAGCTTTAAAGATGCATGGCGTCTGGCGCTCGGTACTACCTATTACTACGACGACAACTGGACATTCCGTACCGGTATCGCGTTTGATGATAGCCCGGTTCCAGCCGATCATCGCTCGATCTCCATCCCGGATCAGGACCGTCTGTGGCTAAGCGCGGGTGCAACCTACGCGTTAAATGCGGATGCTTCCATCGATGTGGGCGCGTCTTATATGCACGGTCAGAACGTGACTATCGAAGAAGGTCCGTACACCTTCCGCTCTGCAGGCAAAGCGTGGCTGTTCGGTTCTAACTTCAACTACCGCTTCTGA